Proteins encoded within one genomic window of Phototrophicus methaneseepsis:
- a CDS encoding PucR family transcriptional regulator → MVTPTSSNLTTSNKNTATLRSLLRYALPLNSTIAVGDPDTAINWAVVVRAQPASYPEIYGGELALLSMEVLRIYEARITLQNVIRTLADSGIQAIAVEGDMTQQDMDVATECGVALLMLPEGTGLASVERAVNRLIVNQSAQVNERAIDIQRQLTRLAAENRDLSSLLQVMVRATTKPMVVHDDAGVLIAQAYPAVGRRATGRNLVQSVPYSAFQKWLKGDAPTSQGTISSSPIGYTTVLKVEKRVAGYLSLLEQGDDLDEFDQLVLTYGADVCAIELAKNRAISAAVEQARGDWIQMWLSGTPADDDLLRTRAQQSGFDPNVPYVVSVFRAVSANGQTLPLESLISLVRDDMARRQVEGAVGQYVDVIVTLYPMEDASSLARIRIAIDELRQQLATRTPSGLVAAGISRPAEGLSMLRDAYREAKDAVSIAGELNDMEHTTFYGDLKLYQLLLALKERSLTNLHQFYEETLAPLVEHDERKQSDLIRTLDGFFNANGNLAKAAQDLDVHRNTLVYRLERISELTNLDLNDADNRLILHLALKVQRVLSAVRVN, encoded by the coding sequence ATGGTGACGCCTACATCGAGCAATCTCACCACATCGAACAAAAACACGGCGACGCTCCGTTCACTTTTGCGCTACGCGCTCCCGCTTAATTCAACAATTGCGGTTGGTGATCCTGATACAGCCATCAATTGGGCTGTTGTTGTGCGCGCTCAACCCGCCTCTTACCCAGAAATTTATGGCGGTGAGTTGGCCCTGCTATCCATGGAAGTCTTGCGTATCTATGAAGCTCGCATCACATTGCAAAATGTGATCCGCACTCTGGCCGATTCTGGTATTCAGGCGATTGCGGTTGAAGGGGATATGACGCAGCAAGACATGGATGTGGCTACGGAATGTGGCGTTGCGCTGCTCATGCTGCCAGAGGGTACAGGGCTTGCCAGTGTCGAGCGTGCTGTAAACCGCCTTATTGTGAATCAGTCGGCACAGGTGAATGAACGCGCAATTGATATTCAGCGTCAGCTTACCCGGCTCGCCGCGGAAAATCGCGATTTGAGCAGTTTACTCCAGGTCATGGTCCGTGCGACGACTAAACCTATGGTCGTCCATGATGACGCAGGCGTCTTGATCGCACAGGCTTATCCGGCTGTTGGGCGGCGTGCGACAGGGCGTAACCTGGTACAGAGTGTGCCGTACAGTGCTTTCCAGAAGTGGCTCAAAGGGGATGCCCCTACATCACAGGGGACGATCTCATCAAGCCCGATAGGCTATACAACCGTCCTAAAAGTTGAAAAGCGCGTGGCAGGTTATCTGTCTTTGCTAGAGCAGGGTGATGATCTGGATGAGTTCGATCAATTGGTTTTGACGTATGGCGCGGATGTTTGTGCCATTGAGTTAGCTAAGAACCGCGCTATTTCCGCCGCTGTTGAACAGGCCCGCGGTGACTGGATCCAGATGTGGCTGAGCGGCACTCCCGCGGATGATGATTTGCTGCGTACACGTGCACAGCAGTCCGGCTTTGATCCGAATGTTCCTTACGTCGTCTCTGTTTTCCGGGCTGTATCTGCGAATGGGCAGACGCTGCCGCTGGAATCACTTATCTCACTGGTGCGGGATGATATGGCACGGCGACAGGTTGAGGGTGCCGTTGGGCAGTATGTAGATGTCATTGTGACGCTTTACCCGATGGAAGATGCGAGTAGCCTTGCCCGCATTCGCATTGCTATTGACGAATTACGCCAGCAGCTTGCGACGCGCACACCGTCTGGACTTGTTGCGGCGGGTATCAGTCGGCCTGCTGAAGGCCTCAGTATGCTGCGCGATGCCTATCGTGAAGCCAAAGATGCTGTCAGTATCGCTGGTGAACTCAATGACATGGAGCATACGACATTCTATGGCGACCTCAAGCTGTATCAACTGCTCCTGGCGCTGAAAGAACGCAGCCTCACGAATTTGCACCAATTTTACGAGGAAACGCTCGCCCCGTTGGTGGAGCATGATGAGCGTAAACAGTCGGATCTCATCCGCACATTGGATGGCTTTTTCAATGCGAATGGCAATCTGGCGAAGGCCGCTCAGGACCTGGACGTACACCGTAACACGCTCGTCTATCGTCTGGAACGCATCAGCGAGCTAACCAACCTCGATCTAAACGATGCTGATAATCGATTGATCTTGCACCTCGCACTGAAAGTGCAGCGTGTCTTGTCGGCAGTTCGCGTTAACTAA
- a CDS encoding alanyl-tRNA editing protein translates to MTDLIYQTQSYQQQMTATVTAVDEDANGVYLSETIFYPGGGGQPADVGTLTDSSTGTVYNITSAKRGNIHIIEGTLPVVGTEVVGQIDWDRRYKLMRTHTAMHVLCGVVWKDYGALVTGSNMDVLTGRMDFEFERMQKELVQEIEARINEEVANAHDVEIKILPREEAFQIPDLIRTKINLLPEGITEVRTVNLVGLDLQACGGTHLKNTSEIGPIRVTNYKSKGGINKRLYFELEP, encoded by the coding sequence ATGACCGATCTAATTTATCAGACACAGAGCTATCAGCAGCAGATGACAGCTACCGTGACGGCTGTTGATGAAGATGCAAATGGCGTCTATCTCAGCGAGACCATTTTTTATCCTGGTGGGGGTGGTCAGCCTGCTGATGTGGGGACACTCACGGATAGCAGCACAGGGACTGTTTACAATATCACAAGCGCCAAACGCGGTAACATCCATATCATTGAAGGTACTTTGCCTGTCGTGGGGACTGAGGTCGTCGGCCAGATTGATTGGGATCGACGTTATAAGTTGATGCGTACCCATACCGCGATGCATGTTTTGTGTGGTGTCGTCTGGAAGGATTACGGCGCACTGGTCACAGGTAGTAATATGGATGTGCTAACGGGACGGATGGACTTTGAATTTGAGCGCATGCAAAAAGAATTGGTCCAGGAAATAGAAGCGCGCATCAACGAAGAAGTGGCAAATGCACACGACGTAGAAATTAAGATTCTGCCGCGAGAAGAAGCCTTCCAAATCCCGGATCTCATCCGTACGAAGATTAATTTGCTGCCGGAAGGCATTACTGAAGTGCGTACAGTGAACCTTGTTGGCCTGGATTTACAGGCTTGTGGGGGCACGCATTTAAAGAACACGAGCGAGATTGGGCCAATCCGCGTGACAAATTATAAAAGCAAAGGCGGGATTAATAAGCGCCTTTACTTTGAACTGGAGCCATAA
- the ileS gene encoding isoleucine--tRNA ligase yields the protein MFKPVDPKVDIQKVEKEQLDFWRLNRVFKRTTEGREDAPRYVFYEGPPTANGKPGSHHVLARAFKDMFPRYKVMNGFYCLRRGGWDTHGLPVEIAVQKELGLTSKEEIEEYGVAAFNEKCRSSVFRNIADWEKLTERIAFWVDLDDAYVTFTNDYIESVWWILKSLWDQNLLYRGYKVVAYSPTSGTPLSSHEVAQGYKEVSDPSVFVRFPVKGERDVYFLAWTTTPWTLPGNAALAVGEDVDYVQVEGPIPRGEGTEQLILAESLVEKALFNSEEYRVVKRFKGKDLLGKRYNPLYTFLPTEKDHAYVVSGDFVSTTDGTGIVHIAPAFGQDDSEMGRIHDLPIFITVTDDGRMIDAVDKFKGMWFKDADPEIIKDLKDRGLMYRSEKYKHTYPHNWRDGAPLMYLARETWFIRATEYRERMAELNQTIKWVPEHIRDGRFGNWLDDLKEWALGRERFWGTPLPVWVDDVTGEMLCVGSVDELSQLTGRDLSELDLHRPYVDDITFPNPKGSGGTMRRVPEVIDVWFDSGAMQVAQWGYPQKNKEEFQQQHPADYICEAVDQTRGWFYSLHAISTMLFDEVAFKNVICLGLILDEEGQKASKSKGNVVDPWDVLDAHGADAFRWYLYTSAPPGEARRFSVDLVGQVISKFYNTLWNTYRFFVEYANLDGWTPKKPAPPVAERDLLDRWVLSELNALVVRVTAAYEDYDVTNATRPIEEFVESLSNWYVRRSRRRFWKSESDADKLAAYATLYECLVTVTHLLAPAMPFLADALYRNLVVEMDSDAVDSVHLSTWPKANEALIDKQLNTDVALVRELVSIGLAARNNARLGVRQPLASATFGVINASERSVVRAYEDIIKDELNVKAVNLLSEGDHVTSYSLAPVFSKLGSKLKGDMPKVKNALENASPEDAEKWGRSLMNGEGISVTFGDKTVDLAADEVEVRQEAAEGFVVFEERGYVAALDVALTDELIGERISREVVRRIQDLRKDADFDIDDHIAVTYTATDRFAEAIKKHKAYITSETLTDELNQGQPNGDDHVGTFTFERELEGEEITIGVRRLKS from the coding sequence ATGTTCAAACCTGTTGACCCCAAGGTCGATATCCAAAAAGTGGAAAAAGAACAGCTCGATTTCTGGCGATTGAATCGCGTCTTCAAGCGCACCACAGAGGGCCGCGAAGATGCCCCGCGCTATGTCTTCTATGAAGGCCCCCCAACTGCCAATGGTAAGCCGGGCAGTCATCATGTGCTGGCGCGTGCCTTCAAAGATATGTTCCCACGCTATAAAGTGATGAACGGTTTTTACTGCCTTCGTCGTGGTGGCTGGGATACGCATGGCCTGCCTGTAGAAATCGCTGTTCAAAAAGAACTCGGCCTCACTTCAAAAGAAGAAATCGAGGAATACGGGGTTGCGGCATTTAACGAAAAATGCCGTTCCAGTGTATTCCGTAATATCGCTGATTGGGAGAAGCTGACAGAGCGCATCGCTTTCTGGGTAGATCTCGATGATGCTTATGTTACCTTCACCAATGATTATATTGAGAGCGTCTGGTGGATCCTCAAGAGCTTGTGGGACCAGAATTTGCTGTATCGTGGCTATAAAGTCGTCGCATACAGCCCGACCTCTGGCACACCCTTGAGTAGCCACGAAGTTGCCCAGGGCTATAAAGAAGTTAGCGATCCCAGCGTCTTCGTCCGCTTCCCTGTTAAGGGCGAGCGCGATGTTTACTTCCTGGCATGGACGACAACACCCTGGACTTTGCCGGGTAATGCCGCATTAGCCGTCGGCGAAGACGTGGATTATGTCCAGGTCGAAGGGCCGATCCCGCGCGGTGAAGGCACAGAACAGCTCATTCTGGCGGAATCGCTGGTGGAGAAAGCGCTGTTCAACTCAGAAGAATACCGTGTGGTCAAGCGCTTTAAGGGCAAGGATTTGCTCGGCAAGCGTTACAATCCGCTGTATACCTTCCTGCCGACTGAAAAAGACCATGCGTATGTCGTGTCTGGCGATTTCGTCAGCACCACGGATGGTACGGGGATTGTGCATATTGCCCCGGCCTTTGGTCAGGATGACTCCGAGATGGGGCGCATCCATGATCTGCCGATCTTCATCACCGTCACAGATGATGGGCGGATGATCGACGCTGTGGATAAGTTCAAGGGCATGTGGTTCAAAGACGCGGATCCTGAGATCATCAAAGATCTTAAGGACCGTGGCTTGATGTACCGCTCTGAAAAGTACAAGCACACATACCCGCATAACTGGCGTGATGGCGCGCCGTTGATGTATCTCGCTCGTGAGACGTGGTTCATCCGTGCAACGGAATACCGCGAACGCATGGCAGAACTCAACCAGACGATCAAATGGGTGCCGGAGCATATCCGTGATGGTCGCTTCGGCAACTGGCTGGATGACCTCAAAGAGTGGGCCCTGGGCCGTGAACGCTTCTGGGGGACGCCGCTGCCTGTCTGGGTTGATGATGTGACCGGAGAAATGCTGTGTGTTGGCAGTGTGGATGAACTCAGCCAGCTTACAGGCCGGGACTTGAGCGAATTGGATTTGCATCGCCCCTATGTGGATGACATCACCTTCCCGAACCCGAAAGGTTCTGGCGGTACCATGCGCCGTGTGCCAGAAGTCATCGACGTCTGGTTCGATAGTGGTGCGATGCAGGTGGCGCAGTGGGGCTACCCGCAGAAGAACAAGGAAGAATTCCAGCAGCAGCATCCGGCGGATTATATCTGCGAAGCGGTGGACCAGACGCGTGGTTGGTTCTATAGCTTGCATGCCATCTCGACAATGCTGTTTGACGAAGTAGCCTTTAAGAATGTGATCTGCCTGGGCCTCATCCTCGATGAAGAAGGGCAGAAAGCCTCCAAGAGTAAGGGCAATGTCGTTGACCCTTGGGATGTGCTGGATGCCCATGGTGCCGATGCATTCCGCTGGTATCTGTATACATCTGCGCCTCCAGGGGAGGCACGCCGCTTCTCTGTGGATTTAGTGGGGCAGGTCATCAGCAAATTTTATAACACGCTGTGGAACACGTACCGATTCTTCGTAGAGTATGCCAATCTCGATGGTTGGACGCCGAAGAAACCGGCTCCGCCAGTTGCCGAGCGCGACCTGCTGGACCGCTGGGTGCTTTCTGAGTTAAATGCCTTGGTAGTCCGTGTGACGGCTGCCTACGAAGATTACGATGTGACCAATGCGACGCGGCCCATTGAAGAATTTGTGGAATCGCTGAGCAATTGGTACGTTCGCCGTAGTCGCCGCCGCTTCTGGAAGAGCGAGAGCGATGCTGATAAGCTGGCCGCTTATGCCACATTGTATGAATGCCTCGTCACTGTGACGCATCTGTTGGCCCCGGCGATGCCTTTCCTGGCGGATGCACTCTATCGCAACTTGGTGGTTGAGATGGATTCTGATGCAGTCGATAGCGTCCACCTCTCGACATGGCCGAAGGCGAATGAGGCGTTGATTGATAAGCAGCTCAATACCGATGTTGCCCTCGTTCGTGAGTTGGTGAGTATCGGCCTGGCGGCTCGTAATAACGCACGCCTGGGTGTACGTCAGCCGCTGGCTAGCGCCACGTTCGGCGTCATCAATGCCAGTGAACGCAGCGTCGTCCGTGCTTATGAGGACATCATCAAGGATGAGCTGAACGTCAAGGCCGTCAATCTGCTTTCAGAAGGCGACCACGTAACCAGCTATAGCTTGGCGCCTGTGTTCTCCAAATTGGGGAGCAAGCTCAAAGGCGATATGCCCAAGGTCAAGAATGCCCTGGAGAATGCATCGCCGGAAGATGCTGAAAAATGGGGTCGTTCGCTGATGAATGGCGAGGGTATCTCTGTCACGTTTGGCGATAAGACTGTTGACCTAGCTGCTGATGAAGTTGAGGTGCGCCAAGAGGCCGCTGAAGGCTTCGTCGTCTTTGAAGAACGTGGTTATGTCGCTGCGCTGGATGTAGCCCTGACGGATGAGCTTATTGGTGAGCGTATTTCTCGTGAAGTCGTGCGTCGTATTCAGGACTTGCGTAAGGATGCTGACTTCGACATTGATGATCACATTGCCGTCACCTACACTGCGACTGATCGTTTCGCAGAGGCGATCAAGAAGCACAAAGCTTACATCACCTCAGAGACCCTGACAGACGAACTCAATCAGGGCCAGCCGAATGGTGATGACCATGTTGGGACCTTTACCTTTGAGCGCGAGCTTGAAGGCGAAGAGATTACCATTGGTGTTCGTCGCCTAAAATCCTAG
- a CDS encoding GNAT family N-acetyltransferase: MSRKYPLPPQPRQGWESAAAEWLNNEDICFQVAFLRGELIGCIQADIVQDVPQLPYGRINQLILDMHAQQAVHGLGQALVDVAKAWLAERGITQIMIHTPMLTPVEQAFWRGVGITKKDDIFWLMIG; this comes from the coding sequence ATGAGCCGAAAATACCCCTTGCCGCCTCAGCCACGCCAGGGCTGGGAATCTGCTGCTGCGGAATGGTTAAATAATGAGGATATTTGTTTTCAGGTTGCTTTTTTGCGGGGGGAGCTGATCGGTTGTATACAAGCCGATATCGTGCAGGATGTACCGCAATTGCCTTATGGGCGTATTAATCAGTTGATATTGGATATGCATGCACAGCAAGCCGTCCACGGGCTTGGGCAAGCGCTGGTAGATGTTGCCAAAGCGTGGTTGGCTGAGCGGGGCATCACACAGATAATGATTCACACGCCGATGCTGACGCCAGTTGAACAAGCTTTCTGGCGGGGGGTAGGCATTACGAAAAAGGACGACATCTTTTGGCTGATGATTGGTTGA
- a CDS encoding tetratricopeptide repeat protein, protein MGILAGFIRQFRTWDLASRISFVMALILFWLALGVLSFGPDAIRDYALAGVVGLLLVMQLIVLWGNRTMVTPYTQAQRHYMAGEFQAARDVLEASIEEMGHARKKTSSETLTLLGNVYRQLGDLTKSQQLLRDALKISPKSHFSHYGFGRTLLAQGDYAAAVDHIQQAIALGAPPVIEFDLGHAYVRLGEREAAVTALQNALDHTDETHRRLMALFWLHQMGLSEQPDVDLIQAGLPFWQQEAHQFAKTPYGRQLKSDIDLLTPYID, encoded by the coding sequence ATGGGCATTCTGGCTGGCTTTATACGACAATTTCGCACGTGGGACCTGGCTTCGCGGATCAGCTTCGTGATGGCGTTGATTCTATTCTGGTTGGCGCTGGGGGTTCTTAGCTTTGGCCCGGATGCGATACGTGATTATGCGCTTGCGGGTGTTGTTGGCCTATTGCTTGTGATGCAGCTCATCGTCTTATGGGGAAATCGCACGATGGTTACCCCTTATACTCAGGCTCAGCGACACTATATGGCTGGTGAGTTCCAGGCAGCGCGCGATGTCTTAGAAGCCTCCATTGAAGAAATGGGCCATGCTCGTAAAAAGACTAGCTCAGAGACGCTAACCCTCCTTGGTAATGTCTATCGTCAGCTTGGCGACCTCACAAAAAGCCAACAATTGTTAAGAGATGCTCTCAAAATAAGTCCTAAATCTCATTTTTCGCACTATGGTTTCGGGCGTACACTGTTAGCGCAGGGTGATTATGCGGCGGCTGTTGATCATATTCAGCAGGCCATAGCATTGGGGGCACCGCCTGTTATTGAGTTTGATCTTGGACATGCTTATGTGCGTCTGGGGGAGCGAGAGGCAGCTGTTACTGCCCTGCAAAATGCGCTGGACCATACGGATGAAACGCATCGGCGGTTGATGGCCTTGTTTTGGCTGCATCAGATGGGCCTGAGCGAGCAACCTGATGTGGACTTGATACAGGCTGGTTTGCCATTCTGGCAGCAGGAAGCCCACCAGTTTGCGAAGACGCCGTATGGCCGACAGTTGAAAAGCGATATCGACTTGTTGACGCCCTATATAGATTGA
- a CDS encoding tetratricopeptide repeat protein — MLDQFRYFLGPSRFRALVLLLVITGGISIFLTFIPGEIAVLLQSALVLIFGVGAAVIVGGRMNNEERLRWLAIIAPALGLFLLGMFFESYRAIFFGGSIGWVIVGLLTFGRARAPMQYREAIKAMRKNNYKEAVDIMTDLIKAEPDVANHYRFRANLLMLWGKYDRARRDYQYIIHAAANDPAALVEGYDGLSGLEMQLGKYDAALEAAKKAYELAPDEWVTAYNVGLLQDRLHHPEQVLEFLGPRLTAHVPDSRHRLLIALYKMRAYARLGDLTAAEAELPHMRHEKGGLNEWQRILASDQAATLRDNFAEDVALADALLQGKTAVSELAPERMPL; from the coding sequence ATGCTTGACCAGTTTCGTTATTTCTTAGGCCCTTCCCGTTTCAGGGCACTTGTCCTGCTCCTGGTGATTACAGGTGGAATCAGCATCTTCTTGACGTTTATCCCTGGGGAGATCGCGGTGCTGTTGCAGTCCGCGCTGGTGTTGATCTTTGGGGTTGGCGCTGCTGTGATCGTTGGCGGTCGTATGAACAACGAGGAGCGGTTGCGCTGGCTGGCAATCATTGCCCCCGCATTGGGCCTGTTTTTGCTGGGCATGTTCTTTGAATCGTACCGGGCGATTTTCTTCGGCGGGTCGATTGGCTGGGTGATTGTTGGTCTGCTTACTTTTGGGCGTGCCCGTGCGCCGATGCAGTACCGCGAGGCCATTAAGGCCATGCGCAAGAACAACTACAAAGAAGCTGTCGATATTATGACGGACCTCATTAAGGCCGAGCCGGATGTGGCGAATCATTATCGCTTCCGGGCGAATCTCCTCATGCTATGGGGTAAGTATGATCGTGCCCGCCGGGATTATCAGTATATTATCCATGCAGCGGCCAATGATCCGGCAGCCTTGGTAGAAGGCTATGATGGCCTTTCTGGCCTGGAGATGCAGCTAGGGAAATATGACGCAGCCCTGGAAGCAGCTAAGAAGGCTTATGAGTTGGCCCCTGATGAATGGGTGACAGCCTATAACGTGGGCTTGCTGCAAGATCGTCTGCACCATCCTGAGCAGGTCTTAGAGTTCCTTGGCCCACGCTTGACGGCCCATGTGCCTGATTCAAGGCATCGTCTGCTGATCGCGTTGTATAAGATGCGGGCCTATGCGCGCCTGGGAGATTTAACCGCGGCAGAAGCAGAGTTGCCCCACATGCGACATGAAAAAGGTGGCCTCAATGAGTGGCAGCGCATTCTGGCGAGTGACCAGGCTGCAACGCTTCGGGATAATTTTGCAGAGGATGTCGCGCTCGCTGACGCCTTATTACAGGGTAAAACGGCGGTTTCTGAACTTGCGCCGGAAAGGATGCCTCTGTGA
- a CDS encoding tetratricopeptide repeat protein, with product MSRRRLLAWGIVYTSAVLAVVGFLVFVIGLVVEFVDTRRMPLEGDEFSPVIQIALGGLCLSGFTVLLGFILVGLLLARQSRKQAPGYGDAYRFIESLQFSQAIPLLERAVRDGRETADVLMMLTTAYAFNGQLAKAQAIADRAVQLYPDDPASYLTLANGYRMQASYEESARALQTATELAPDQPIMWAELGFVQQSAGNKDAALKAFQHAAEQPMPPMYSVRVYYHLAQAYAAAHQVEKAVESTAKMMSARHGLDAWLPMQQAMEGTVYGQSLHYEIENIASAIEAADAASLK from the coding sequence GTGAGTCGTAGACGGTTATTGGCCTGGGGAATTGTTTATACATCGGCTGTGCTGGCTGTCGTCGGCTTCCTTGTCTTCGTCATCGGGCTTGTGGTTGAGTTCGTTGATACGCGCCGTATGCCCCTGGAAGGTGATGAATTTTCTCCTGTCATACAAATTGCCCTGGGCGGGCTTTGCCTGAGTGGGTTCACGGTTTTATTGGGCTTTATTCTTGTGGGGTTGCTGCTTGCTCGGCAATCTCGTAAGCAGGCCCCTGGCTATGGTGATGCTTACCGATTTATCGAATCCTTGCAATTTAGTCAGGCGATTCCATTGTTAGAACGCGCCGTCCGTGATGGCCGTGAAACGGCTGATGTGCTTATGATGTTGACGACGGCCTACGCTTTCAATGGTCAACTCGCGAAAGCTCAGGCCATTGCTGACCGTGCTGTTCAGCTTTATCCAGATGATCCGGCTTCTTACCTGACGCTAGCAAATGGTTACCGCATGCAGGCGAGTTACGAAGAATCTGCACGCGCATTGCAAACTGCGACAGAGCTTGCACCAGATCAGCCGATTATGTGGGCGGAACTGGGTTTTGTGCAGCAGTCGGCGGGGAATAAAGATGCTGCCCTGAAAGCGTTCCAGCATGCTGCGGAGCAGCCCATGCCCCCTATGTATAGTGTGCGAGTCTACTATCATCTGGCGCAGGCTTATGCAGCCGCACATCAGGTTGAAAAGGCTGTCGAAAGTACCGCCAAGATGATGAGTGCCCGTCATGGGCTTGATGCATGGCTGCCCATGCAGCAGGCAATGGAAGGCACCGTTTACGGACAATCTCTCCATTATGAGATAGAAAATATCGCCAGTGCGATTGAAGCCGCTGATGCAGCCAGCCTCAAGTAG
- a CDS encoding GNAT family N-acetyltransferase — protein sequence MADDWLIRPARIEDTQAIGLLWEQLVAFHRERDTAMPIATSDGAYRYSQRIANRLHDPYVHTLVAEYDGEVVGYVLGNIIDLLPEMFEAERAGFLADIYVVPGLRGQGIGHGLVKALMAWFRGRGIEHVEWYVASANPDGIAFWESIGGREVMRRMRVSLKNDDAS from the coding sequence TTGGCTGATGATTGGTTGATCCGTCCGGCACGCATAGAAGATACCCAGGCCATAGGGCTGTTATGGGAGCAGCTTGTTGCATTCCATCGTGAGCGTGATACGGCGATGCCGATCGCAACCTCAGATGGTGCATATCGCTATTCGCAGCGCATTGCAAACCGTTTGCATGATCCTTATGTCCATACGCTTGTCGCTGAGTATGATGGCGAGGTGGTGGGCTATGTCCTTGGGAATATTATTGATTTGCTGCCGGAGATGTTCGAGGCTGAGAGGGCTGGCTTCCTGGCAGATATTTATGTGGTGCCAGGATTGCGTGGGCAGGGTATTGGGCACGGGCTGGTTAAGGCGCTAATGGCCTGGTTTCGTGGGCGTGGTATTGAGCACGTGGAATGGTATGTGGCATCAGCAAATCCGGATGGTATTGCTTTTTGGGAATCTATAGGTGGGCGAGAAGTCATGCGCCGGATGCGTGTGTCGCTCAAAAATGATGATGCATCGTAA